One stretch of Segatella copri DNA includes these proteins:
- the rpsI gene encoding 30S ribosomal protein S9: protein MEVINAIGRRKSAVARVYLTEGTGKITINKKDIETYFPSAILRYVVKQPLQLLEAEGKYDIKANLDGGGFTGQSQALRLAIARALVKIDANDKKALKDAGFMTRDSRAVERKKPGQPKARRRFQFSKR from the coding sequence ATGGAAGTAATTAATGCAATTGGTCGCCGTAAGAGCGCTGTAGCTCGTGTATACCTCACAGAGGGTACCGGTAAGATCACAATCAACAAGAAAGATATTGAGACATATTTCCCATCAGCAATCCTTCGCTATGTAGTAAAGCAGCCATTGCAGTTGCTCGAAGCTGAGGGTAAGTATGATATTAAGGCAAACCTCGACGGTGGTGGTTTCACCGGTCAGAGCCAGGCTCTCCGCCTCGCTATCGCTCGCGCACTCGTTAAGATCGACGCTAACGATAAGAAGGCTTTGAAGGATGCAGGCTTCATGACACGTGACTCACGTGCTGTTGAGCGTAAGAAGCCAGGTCAGCCAAAGGCTCGTCGTCGCTTCCAGTTCAGCAAGCGTTAA
- the rplM gene encoding 50S ribosomal protein L13 gives MDTLSYKTISVNKETAKKEWVVIDATDQVVGRLCSKVAKLLRGKYKPTFTPHVDCGDNVIIINAAKVVFTGKKETDKVYTRYTGYPGGQRFNTPAELRKRPDGMDKILRHAIKGMLPKGPLGRSLMDNLFIYDGTEHKHEAQQPKAIDINQYK, from the coding sequence ATGGACACATTAAGTTACAAGACTATTTCCGTAAACAAGGAAACAGCTAAGAAAGAGTGGGTCGTAATCGACGCTACCGACCAGGTTGTAGGTCGCCTCTGCTCTAAGGTTGCTAAATTGCTCCGCGGAAAGTACAAGCCAACTTTCACTCCACACGTAGATTGTGGTGACAACGTAATCATTATCAATGCCGCTAAGGTAGTTTTCACAGGTAAGAAGGAAACAGATAAGGTTTACACTCGTTACACTGGTTATCCAGGTGGTCAGCGCTTCAACACTCCAGCAGAGTTGCGCAAGCGTCCTGATGGAATGGACAAGATCCTCCGTCACGCTATCAAGGGTATGTTGCCAAAGGGCCCTCTCGGTCGTTCTTTGATGGACAACCTCTTCATTTACGATGGCACAGAGCACAAGCACGAGGCACAGCAGCCAAAGGCTATTGATATTAACCAGTATAAATAA
- a CDS encoding M6 family metalloprotease domain-containing protein produces the protein MKKIIIFSLLVVCFVQTTFAIPAYPKPLKVKQADGSWLTIQMRGDEHGHYVLTSDGIPLVFNARQENYEYADWKDGKVQASGIKAVEASERTAKVKAFVESLDKSAILESFKRARLQQLQQTLSSRRNASLKAGSNPQKEKLNNFPTIGEVHSLVILVQFADTKFSTVGSDAHQFFNNMLNEPGFTYSNGANGSARDFYLNSSNGRFQPQFDVIGPVTLPEKYSYYGANQGSSVDNPARLEQFVREACTLADPLVDFSQYDHNQDGYIDNIYFFYAGKGEADSGDGNAIWPHSAYYSDMAKDAGLSETSLKLDGIEVGNYTCSNEINGTLITPQPAGIGTFVHEFGHVLGLADHYDVNYGMTTFAPGSFDTMAQASYNNNGNTPAAFSAYERACLGWLDLTVLKNGVDSLNVLPDLNDSNKAYVVPVGGTNDEEYFIMENRQKKGWDAFIPGHGMLLWHIDYDAKAWEKNELNITGTHQRVDIVEADNKLTDNTRAGDPFPGTSNVTQCNLTSWAGGKVMSLDDIEEKDGIINLMLGGLNLKLNTPDVKVTEVQDSSIVVGWTDVPVAKRYVLNISSVVNGKKESLPLYNNKVYTAAQPSLHVEGLSPETTYEITLQANRGSYSSAVYTQQLTTAAIPFSKYYVTDVKATAVGKTGFTASWEGMEAADDYVVTLHKLVYATEATQKGYDFSDELEGMPSLWKTNGNLSMNNYGEESPCLRLNKIDTYLKMASVGNRISSVKFFAKSSSSTKATLAVEAYQNGEWKQIATLQGGADMASGDTYSYDLPELADSVRLNVIQRTSGAFYIDDVLLGCNALIHEPVAAYQKVSTNGKTEFAFSGLETDATYALVVNASKKGELSYSSKELIVTPASSTGISSVTVTPSRNGQKRFYDLNGRRVSAKEMRHGIYIVKQGNCVYKIVR, from the coding sequence ATGAAGAAAATCATTATATTCAGCTTATTGGTGGTCTGTTTCGTGCAGACCACCTTTGCTATTCCTGCTTATCCTAAGCCTTTGAAGGTGAAGCAGGCTGATGGCTCCTGGCTCACCATCCAGATGCGTGGTGATGAGCACGGTCATTATGTGCTGACTTCTGATGGTATTCCGCTCGTGTTTAATGCTCGACAGGAAAATTACGAGTATGCCGATTGGAAGGATGGCAAGGTGCAGGCTAGTGGCATCAAGGCAGTTGAGGCTTCTGAGCGCACAGCAAAGGTCAAGGCGTTCGTTGAGAGTCTGGACAAGTCTGCCATCCTTGAATCTTTCAAGCGTGCCCGTCTGCAGCAGTTGCAGCAAACCCTTTCGTCTCGCAGGAATGCTTCTCTGAAAGCCGGCAGCAATCCTCAGAAAGAGAAATTGAACAATTTCCCAACCATTGGTGAGGTTCATTCATTGGTCATCTTGGTGCAGTTTGCTGATACCAAATTCTCTACCGTAGGTAGCGATGCACATCAGTTCTTCAACAACATGCTCAATGAACCTGGATTTACTTACAGCAATGGCGCCAATGGAAGTGCGAGAGATTTCTATCTGAACAGTTCCAATGGCAGATTCCAACCTCAGTTTGATGTCATCGGTCCTGTAACATTACCTGAGAAATATTCTTATTATGGAGCCAACCAAGGCTCTTCCGTAGATAATCCTGCCCGTCTGGAGCAGTTTGTAAGAGAGGCTTGTACGCTTGCCGATCCGCTGGTAGATTTCTCCCAGTATGACCATAACCAGGATGGCTACATTGACAACATCTATTTTTTCTATGCCGGAAAGGGTGAGGCTGATTCAGGCGATGGCAATGCCATCTGGCCACATTCTGCCTATTATTCAGACATGGCTAAAGATGCAGGACTCAGCGAAACTTCGCTGAAACTGGATGGCATCGAGGTAGGAAACTATACCTGCAGCAACGAAATCAATGGTACCCTCATCACACCTCAGCCTGCGGGCATCGGTACCTTTGTACATGAATTCGGTCATGTGCTGGGGCTTGCCGACCATTATGATGTAAATTATGGCATGACAACCTTCGCCCCTGGTTCTTTCGATACCATGGCACAGGCTTCTTACAACAACAATGGAAATACGCCTGCGGCATTCTCTGCCTATGAACGTGCCTGTCTGGGATGGCTCGACCTGACCGTGTTGAAGAATGGGGTAGATTCGCTCAATGTATTACCCGACTTGAATGATAGCAACAAAGCATACGTGGTGCCTGTAGGAGGGACCAACGATGAGGAATACTTCATCATGGAGAACCGACAGAAGAAGGGCTGGGATGCGTTCATTCCGGGCCATGGCATGTTGCTCTGGCATATCGATTATGATGCCAAGGCTTGGGAGAAAAATGAGTTGAACATCACTGGCACTCATCAGCGTGTGGATATCGTTGAGGCTGATAACAAGCTTACCGACAATACCCGTGCGGGAGATCCGTTCCCTGGAACATCGAATGTGACTCAGTGTAATCTGACTTCCTGGGCTGGTGGCAAGGTGATGTCACTGGATGATATTGAGGAGAAGGATGGTATTATCAATCTCATGCTCGGCGGACTTAATCTGAAACTGAATACTCCTGACGTGAAGGTTACTGAGGTTCAGGATAGCAGTATTGTGGTAGGATGGACAGATGTGCCGGTTGCCAAGCGATATGTTCTGAACATTAGCTCAGTGGTGAATGGAAAGAAAGAATCTCTGCCGCTCTATAATAATAAGGTATATACAGCAGCACAGCCTTCTCTTCATGTTGAGGGCTTGAGTCCTGAAACAACCTATGAGATTACCCTGCAGGCAAACCGTGGCTCTTATTCTTCTGCTGTCTACACCCAGCAGCTCACTACTGCCGCTATCCCTTTCAGTAAGTATTATGTGACTGATGTAAAGGCTACCGCAGTCGGTAAAACAGGCTTCACGGCTTCATGGGAAGGTATGGAAGCAGCAGATGATTACGTGGTCACCCTGCATAAGTTGGTTTATGCAACAGAGGCAACTCAGAAGGGCTATGATTTCAGCGATGAACTGGAGGGTATGCCATCGCTTTGGAAAACCAATGGTAACCTGAGCATGAACAATTATGGCGAGGAATCACCTTGCCTCCGTCTGAACAAGATAGATACCTACCTGAAGATGGCATCTGTCGGCAACCGTATATCTTCTGTCAAGTTCTTCGCCAAGTCATCTTCTTCAACCAAGGCAACCTTGGCAGTAGAGGCTTATCAGAATGGAGAATGGAAGCAGATTGCTACTTTGCAGGGCGGTGCAGACATGGCTTCGGGAGATACCTATAGCTATGATTTGCCGGAGTTGGCTGATTCAGTAAGACTGAATGTCATCCAGCGTACTTCCGGTGCTTTCTATATCGATGATGTGCTTTTGGGATGCAATGCGTTGATTCACGAACCGGTGGCAGCCTACCAGAAGGTTTCTACCAATGGCAAGACAGAGTTCGCATTCTCAGGTCTGGAAACAGATGCTACCTATGCGCTGGTAGTAAACGCCAGCAAGAAGGGTGAACTTTCTTACAGTTCCAAGGAACTCATCGTGACACCGGCAAGTTCTACGGGTATCAGTTCTGTCACAGTCACCCCGTCACGTAATGGACAGAAGAGATTCTACGATCTCAATGGCCGCAGGGTTTCTGCCAAGGAGATGCGTCATGGCATTTATATCGTGAAGCAGGGAAACTGCGTATATAAAATCGTGAGATAA
- a CDS encoding T9SS type A sorting domain-containing protein, producing the protein MRILSTLCLTLLLGASGTAAMASSKASFAKKFKNVDIHRLVSVPGMVDCSNSAYQMRQAGFATVSNTPMRSSDTPTNSASGQTYGWVTAPDASNWYFTQNITSRDSVYSEYYTAHFHESSVITLFDNSHKQVGSFSVKVPEGWKHVQNITPYGPVTKKLFDRDEKSCEILVEFHDAFKGENKYLTRAYDINTGEIKFEMEGTGLVFDASKGWNSYQRLIMTHESEEKYSIDVIAPPAYGQTDWTVEHTFYFDIDNKITYLQGSCFNCMNVDGTPYYVLAQYEKPYTNTDASDGTQDIKQEPDNFLVLRTFDKDFKKVDSLRVSINAPEGTPYRSAAFGLFGNNDLSKGYFSNNGKLNYVVELFDYTPSLDGDLISIAVYDSENGKLKDICDKVTSNKWALLNTIHGKSEQMWFLQTIGTSEGSGQQIQLVDVPSCEKAGVLPQSIDGNAISSNFDRYPTTANAQGYQYVIALAQAQSNEAGEVLAPIAWVNPDCTIDHVDRLNLGTKAENFTPLINSTSLNPYLFNTNDDMEYVYIAKKRREDGSNKLDNVLEVSTLDGTVIKSWRGDDTHVFEKASFPVMNDLGKRQMFVVFEDRANNKYDMNFYDLPFTKFEQGGTGTVEDPYLIATTGDFQQMALEPTKNYKMVADIDMSKAAQWWTPVKNFTGSLDGDGHTIYNLGVKTTEDHTGLFGTLDLNGIAKNLIFVNPIVEVTNTNQFAGVLAGETNYTYDGKGKATNVDSIFVYGAKIAGDDQMFIAAGGLVGSANLKTMINNCSFQGEITLPNSENVGGIVGQTRSGSSVNACYANVNATAKTILGGIVGMAGTPHDYCKFTNCEVRGQLTAENAVGGFVGDNYFNEISNVVSHTDIVATKKSAWNGYAAGGIIGVMESAWNDNSGFAKNCVFDGSVKVLQDGEEINAPATVHQIAGKTIADDEVSAGETPEKETRLSGNYTTNNAGSTDATSVDGAYKAAKEMGKDFFTGLQYAYGSSLAEPWKEDGSKIPTLYFNNIAKAFAVSADDVTVGTTDEGAVVVKVSVYGLENPDLESDLEVSSTPNAAVSLGEAHGNTIDLVIKGKKQGIAMVTVNFGEFSATINVTVLKNFVSGIESVEAAEALVIKAANGQISAEGANAIYVYSVNGKLVGKTSGAAFSTSGLTSGLYIVKATDKAGHKATAKFVIK; encoded by the coding sequence ATGAGAATTTTATCTACACTTTGCCTCACTTTGCTCCTAGGAGCAAGCGGCACAGCAGCGATGGCCTCTAGCAAGGCATCGTTTGCCAAGAAGTTTAAGAATGTTGATATTCATCGCCTGGTTTCTGTGCCTGGTATGGTGGATTGCAGCAACAGTGCTTATCAGATGCGCCAGGCTGGCTTTGCTACAGTCAGCAATACTCCTATGCGTAGTAGTGATACTCCTACCAATTCGGCTTCGGGTCAGACTTACGGATGGGTAACTGCTCCAGACGCAAGCAACTGGTATTTTACCCAGAACATTACTTCCAGAGACTCTGTTTATAGTGAGTATTATACTGCACACTTTCATGAGTCTTCTGTGATTACCTTGTTCGATAATAGCCACAAGCAGGTGGGTTCTTTCAGCGTCAAGGTGCCTGAAGGATGGAAGCATGTGCAAAACATCACTCCATACGGTCCTGTCACCAAGAAGCTCTTCGATAGAGACGAAAAGTCTTGCGAAATCCTGGTGGAGTTCCACGATGCCTTCAAAGGTGAAAATAAGTACCTCACTCGTGCTTACGATATCAATACAGGTGAAATCAAGTTTGAAATGGAGGGTACCGGTCTTGTATTTGATGCATCAAAGGGATGGAATAGCTACCAGCGTCTGATCATGACCCACGAGTCTGAAGAGAAGTATAGTATCGATGTCATCGCACCTCCTGCCTATGGACAGACAGACTGGACTGTAGAGCATACTTTCTACTTTGATATTGACAACAAGATTACCTATCTTCAGGGTTCTTGCTTCAACTGTATGAACGTGGATGGTACTCCTTACTATGTTTTAGCACAGTATGAGAAGCCATATACAAATACCGATGCTAGTGATGGTACTCAGGATATTAAACAGGAGCCAGACAACTTCTTGGTGTTGAGAACTTTTGATAAGGATTTCAAAAAGGTTGATAGCCTCCGTGTTTCCATCAATGCACCAGAGGGAACTCCATACCGTTCTGCCGCCTTCGGTCTCTTCGGCAACAATGATTTGTCTAAGGGATACTTTAGCAACAACGGAAAATTGAACTATGTGGTCGAACTTTTTGATTATACTCCTTCTTTGGATGGTGACTTGATTTCTATCGCTGTTTACGACTCAGAGAATGGTAAGTTGAAGGATATCTGTGACAAGGTAACAAGCAATAAGTGGGCTTTGTTGAATACCATCCATGGTAAGTCAGAACAGATGTGGTTCTTGCAGACCATAGGTACAAGCGAAGGTTCAGGTCAGCAGATTCAGTTGGTAGATGTTCCTTCTTGCGAGAAGGCTGGTGTGTTGCCACAGAGCATCGATGGCAATGCTATCTCTTCTAATTTCGACCGTTACCCAACTACTGCCAATGCGCAGGGTTACCAGTATGTCATTGCTTTGGCACAGGCACAGTCTAATGAGGCTGGTGAGGTTCTTGCTCCTATCGCTTGGGTGAACCCTGATTGCACCATCGATCATGTGGACCGACTTAACTTGGGCACAAAGGCAGAGAACTTCACTCCATTAATCAACAGCACATCACTCAACCCATATCTCTTCAATACCAATGATGATATGGAGTATGTCTATATTGCCAAGAAGCGTCGCGAGGATGGCAGCAACAAACTCGATAACGTCTTGGAAGTTTCCACGCTCGACGGTACCGTTATCAAGTCATGGCGTGGTGATGACACTCATGTGTTTGAAAAGGCTAGCTTCCCTGTTATGAACGATTTGGGCAAGCGCCAGATGTTTGTCGTGTTCGAGGATAGAGCGAATAATAAGTATGATATGAACTTCTACGACCTCCCTTTCACCAAGTTTGAACAGGGCGGTACAGGTACTGTAGAGGATCCATACCTGATTGCTACTACTGGTGACTTCCAGCAGATGGCTCTGGAGCCAACCAAGAACTACAAGATGGTAGCTGATATTGATATGTCTAAGGCTGCACAGTGGTGGACTCCTGTCAAGAACTTCACAGGTTCTCTGGATGGTGATGGTCATACTATTTATAATCTCGGTGTGAAGACAACAGAGGATCATACTGGTTTGTTTGGTACCCTCGACCTCAATGGTATTGCCAAGAACTTGATCTTCGTGAACCCTATTGTAGAGGTGACCAATACCAACCAGTTTGCCGGTGTGTTGGCAGGTGAGACCAATTACACTTATGATGGTAAGGGCAAGGCTACCAATGTAGATAGCATTTTTGTTTATGGTGCCAAGATTGCAGGCGATGATCAGATGTTTATAGCTGCGGGCGGTCTTGTTGGTAGCGCTAATCTTAAGACCATGATCAATAACTGTTCTTTCCAGGGTGAGATTACTTTGCCTAACTCTGAGAATGTAGGTGGTATCGTTGGTCAGACACGTTCAGGCTCTAGTGTGAACGCATGTTATGCAAATGTCAATGCCACAGCCAAGACTATTTTGGGTGGTATTGTCGGTATGGCAGGTACTCCTCATGATTACTGTAAGTTCACCAACTGCGAGGTTCGCGGTCAGTTGACAGCTGAGAATGCTGTAGGTGGATTCGTTGGTGACAATTACTTCAACGAAATCTCTAATGTTGTCAGCCATACTGATATCGTAGCTACCAAGAAGTCTGCCTGGAACGGTTATGCTGCCGGTGGTATCATTGGTGTAATGGAGAGCGCCTGGAATGATAACTCCGGTTTTGCAAAGAACTGTGTATTCGATGGTTCTGTCAAGGTATTACAGGATGGCGAAGAGATAAACGCTCCTGCTACTGTTCATCAGATTGCCGGTAAGACTATTGCTGACGATGAAGTTTCTGCTGGTGAAACTCCTGAGAAAGAGACTCGTCTGTCTGGCAACTACACTACCAACAATGCAGGTAGTACAGATGCTACAAGCGTAGATGGCGCCTACAAGGCAGCCAAGGAGATGGGCAAGGACTTCTTCACAGGTTTGCAGTATGCTTACGGTAGCTCTCTTGCCGAGCCTTGGAAAGAGGACGGAAGCAAGATTCCTACTCTTTACTTCAACAATATTGCCAAGGCATTTGCCGTTAGTGCAGATGATGTAACTGTAGGTACTACCGATGAGGGTGCCGTTGTTGTGAAGGTGTCTGTATATGGTTTGGAGAACCCTGATCTGGAGTCAGACTTGGAGGTTTCTTCTACTCCTAATGCTGCAGTTTCTCTTGGCGAGGCTCATGGCAACACCATCGACTTGGTTATCAAGGGTAAGAAGCAGGGTATTGCAATGGTTACAGTCAACTTTGGTGAGTTCTCTGCAACAATCAATGTTACTGTTCTCAAGAACTTTGTCAGCGGTATTGAGAGTGTTGAGGCTGCTGAGGCCTTGGTTATCAAGGCTGCCAATGGTCAGATTTCTGCCGAGGGTGCTAATGCTATCTATGTATATAGCGTAAATGGCAAGCTCGTAGGCAAGACTTCAGGTGCTGCATTCAGTACTTCAGGTTTGACTTCTGGTCTCTACATCGTGAAGGCAACTGATAAGGCTGGTCATAAGGCTACTGCTAAGTTTGTTATCAAGTAA
- a CDS encoding BACON domain-containing protein, with product MKMKKSIYIIGIAAMGLMASCSSDSDYQAVAESTINVLSAQTMLGPNDSEGAVTVDCTPMKAYTDEPSWLSTSIEGSTVKLAAIANDSRQSRNAKLVIKKTENDSVVINVAQYGLVLEMNNADMIYSNDQPVEFTKTYRSNTDMKVIYAPEWANASVDTGSKELKVSLSENTTGHLRADYIKYQVAAVTDSFIVKQFDFDKDIAGEYVFAYYDFNEDTKLELQTVRATLSRTELAIPEMGLVFPVSINEETGSVETRSSQYLGKFGKYFIYDTFLDEDGLGYMGSESGLLSATFKYSEQYHTYGFFGGTAYTINKKTGNFLAMILQVFKAKSASESNYLTDFCWMVQPYIMSVPKTETTSVKRQAPALARQLAPSTSSFATKLSAWQSYRKSSIIK from the coding sequence ATGAAGATGAAGAAATCTATATATATAATAGGTATAGCTGCCATGGGGCTGATGGCCTCATGCAGCAGCGATAGCGATTATCAGGCTGTGGCTGAGAGCACCATCAACGTGCTTTCTGCCCAGACTATGCTTGGACCTAACGACAGCGAAGGTGCTGTCACCGTTGACTGTACCCCAATGAAGGCTTATACCGATGAGCCTTCATGGCTCAGTACCAGCATTGAGGGTAGCACCGTGAAACTGGCTGCTATTGCCAACGATTCCCGACAGTCACGTAACGCCAAGTTGGTTATCAAGAAAACAGAGAACGATTCTGTGGTTATCAATGTAGCTCAGTATGGACTGGTGCTTGAGATGAACAATGCTGATATGATCTACAGCAACGATCAGCCTGTTGAGTTCACAAAGACATACCGTTCTAACACCGATATGAAGGTTATCTATGCTCCTGAGTGGGCGAACGCTTCGGTTGATACCGGCAGCAAGGAATTGAAGGTATCGCTCAGCGAGAATACAACCGGTCATCTCCGTGCTGATTATATCAAGTATCAGGTAGCAGCCGTTACCGATTCATTCATCGTGAAGCAGTTTGATTTCGACAAGGATATTGCCGGAGAATACGTGTTTGCTTATTACGACTTTAATGAGGATACTAAGCTGGAACTCCAGACTGTTCGTGCCACATTGAGCCGTACCGAACTTGCTATTCCTGAAATGGGACTGGTATTCCCTGTATCGATCAATGAGGAAACAGGCAGTGTGGAGACCCGCAGCAGCCAGTATCTTGGTAAGTTTGGTAAGTACTTTATCTATGATACTTTCTTAGATGAAGACGGTCTTGGCTATATGGGTTCAGAATCTGGTCTTCTTTCTGCCACTTTCAAATATAGTGAGCAGTATCACACCTACGGATTCTTTGGCGGTACCGCTTATACAATCAATAAAAAGACGGGTAATTTCCTTGCCATGATCTTGCAGGTATTCAAGGCGAAGAGTGCTTCAGAGTCTAATTATCTCACAGACTTCTGTTGGATGGTACAGCCATATATAATGTCTGTTCCAAAGACAGAAACTACTTCTGTCAAGCGTCAGGCTCCGGCATTGGCTCGCCAGTTGGCCCCATCTACCAGCAGTTTTGCTACCAAGCTTTCTGCATGGCAGTCATATCGTAAATCATCTATCATCAAATAA
- a CDS encoding DUF4302 domain-containing protein yields the protein MKHIFIAIVCLLGSMSLQSCLHDDKEFFDESAANRIESTVENTQKILESSENGWQLHYFTGKGMTGGGYTFLMKFANGKVTVAGDTAVASPTERATSSYTVDRSMGPVLSFNTYNDIFHFLGEPSYSEIEGDQGDWEFVITKLTEDSVFVRGKKWENEMVFTRMPADLDWTSYLNSIADVQKRLGVNYSVGNSSDASKMVEINSSKRRILSRSANGQIVEQPFYVTPTGIHAVNEPVVLEGNEVQDFLVSKTGVLSAKDNEALTLNAYVPGIDAWLGEWTLSAMQGSCDITISKVKDEENMLMGTFTSDGYTYNIELDFNPETGDLNLPSQMIEDPSGRYPALRLMNADLSKSALLGKGGMNIVWHGVSQEADFEDDGTLTADGYTSDTFVALACTSKGEPITQNDQYVFAFGWYFLSNLTPNK from the coding sequence ATGAAACATATATTTATAGCTATCGTTTGCTTGTTGGGCAGTATGAGCTTGCAGTCGTGTCTGCACGATGACAAGGAATTCTTCGACGAGTCGGCAGCCAACCGCATCGAGAGCACCGTTGAGAATACTCAGAAGATTCTGGAATCTTCAGAGAACGGATGGCAGCTTCATTATTTCACAGGCAAGGGAATGACCGGTGGCGGCTACACCTTCCTCATGAAGTTTGCCAATGGCAAGGTGACCGTGGCTGGTGATACAGCCGTTGCTTCGCCTACAGAGCGTGCCACATCCAGTTATACCGTTGACCGCAGCATGGGTCCTGTGCTCTCCTTCAACACCTATAACGACATCTTCCATTTCCTGGGAGAGCCTAGTTATAGCGAGATTGAAGGTGATCAGGGAGACTGGGAGTTTGTCATTACCAAACTTACTGAAGACAGTGTCTTCGTAAGAGGAAAGAAGTGGGAGAACGAGATGGTATTCACCCGCATGCCTGCCGACTTAGACTGGACCTCTTATCTGAACAGCATTGCTGATGTGCAGAAGCGTCTGGGTGTGAACTATAGCGTAGGTAATTCTTCTGATGCAAGCAAGATGGTGGAGATTAATTCCAGCAAACGCCGCATCCTTTCGCGTTCAGCCAACGGACAGATTGTAGAGCAGCCTTTCTATGTTACTCCTACCGGTATCCATGCCGTAAATGAGCCTGTGGTTCTGGAAGGCAATGAGGTACAAGACTTCCTGGTTAGCAAGACTGGCGTGTTGTCTGCCAAGGACAACGAGGCTCTGACCTTGAACGCTTATGTTCCTGGCATCGATGCATGGTTAGGCGAGTGGACACTCTCAGCCATGCAGGGCTCCTGCGATATAACCATCTCTAAAGTGAAAGATGAGGAGAATATGCTGATGGGTACATTCACCTCAGATGGATATACTTATAATATTGAATTAGATTTCAACCCAGAGACAGGTGATCTTAACCTGCCATCTCAGATGATTGAAGATCCTAGCGGCAGGTATCCTGCCCTCAGACTGATGAATGCAGACTTGAGTAAGAGTGCATTGCTCGGAAAGGGTGGTATGAACATCGTATGGCACGGTGTTTCTCAGGAGGCTGACTTCGAGGATGATGGAACCTTGACAGCTGATGGCTATACCAGCGATACTTTTGTAGCCTTGGCTTGTACAAGCAAGGGAGAGCCTATCACGCAGAACGATCAGTATGTGTTTGCCTTTGGGTGGTATTTCCTTTCTAATTTGACACCAAACAAATAA
- a CDS encoding zinc-binding metallopeptidase, whose product MKHNIYMLMLALVMGLGFVSCSDNDPDDPTIFPVTSPQRDDLDLWLQKNYTSPYNIDFKYKMEDIESDYQYTLTPADSAKSAKLAIIIKYLWLDSYAEVLGPDFVKHNVPRVIHLIGSPAYNSNGTMVLGTAEGGLKVTLYMVNSLTDDMLESYASMTQYYFHTMHHEFTHILNQKKPYDTSYNKITESGYVSGNWYQVQDSVAHGKGFVTPYAMSEGMEDFAEMLSTYITYTPDQWQAILDDAKKVGGDEAVSALNQKLSIVKNYMLDSWDVDIDVLRAAILRRGRELSSLDLEHLK is encoded by the coding sequence ATGAAACATAATATATATATGTTGATGTTGGCATTGGTGATGGGCCTGGGCTTCGTGTCTTGCTCAGACAATGACCCGGACGATCCAACCATCTTCCCTGTTACCTCTCCGCAGAGAGACGACCTGGACTTGTGGTTGCAGAAGAACTACACCAGTCCTTACAACATCGATTTCAAGTATAAGATGGAGGACATCGAGTCTGACTATCAATATACCCTGACACCAGCTGATTCGGCAAAGTCTGCCAAGTTGGCTATCATCATCAAGTATCTTTGGCTCGATTCATACGCCGAGGTGTTGGGACCTGATTTCGTGAAGCACAATGTGCCAAGAGTAATCCACCTGATTGGTAGTCCGGCTTACAACAGCAACGGAACCATGGTTCTGGGTACAGCCGAGGGTGGATTGAAGGTTACACTTTATATGGTGAACAGTCTGACCGATGACATGTTGGAAAGCTATGCGTCTATGACTCAGTATTACTTCCACACCATGCACCACGAGTTCACCCACATCCTGAACCAGAAGAAGCCTTACGACACATCTTATAATAAGATTACCGAATCGGGCTACGTAAGTGGTAACTGGTATCAGGTTCAGGATTCAGTGGCTCACGGCAAGGGCTTTGTTACTCCATACGCCATGTCAGAGGGCATGGAGGACTTCGCCGAGATGCTGTCTACCTATATCACTTATACTCCTGATCAGTGGCAGGCTATCCTCGATGATGCCAAGAAGGTTGGTGGTGACGAGGCTGTATCTGCATTGAACCAGAAACTTAGCATCGTAAAAAACTACATGCTGGATTCCTGGGACGTGGATATCGATGTGCTGCGTGCAGCCATCCTGCGTAGAGGACGCGAGCTGAGCTCTTTGGATTTGGAACATTTAAAATAG